The following are encoded in a window of Nibricoccus aquaticus genomic DNA:
- a CDS encoding HU family DNA-binding protein, producing the protein MSTNLTKREIVLEIYEKTGFPQKEVVATVQMTLDIVMKALAEGRNVELRNFGVLEVQKRKSRIGRNPNKPEAEVVIPERAVVKFKSGKILKQLLKKLDIATL; encoded by the coding sequence ATGTCCACCAACCTGACCAAACGAGAAATCGTCCTCGAAATTTATGAGAAGACCGGCTTCCCCCAAAAGGAAGTGGTCGCCACGGTCCAGATGACCCTCGACATCGTCATGAAGGCCCTCGCCGAAGGCCGTAACGTCGAACTCCGCAACTTCGGCGTCCTCGAAGTTCAAAAGCGTAAGTCGCGCATCGGCCGCAACCCGAACAAGCCCGAAGCCGAAGTCGTCATCCCCGAGCGCGCCGTCGTTAAGTTCAAGTCCGGCAAGATCCTCAAACAGCTCCTCAAGAAGCTGGATATCGCCACGCTCTAA